A single Capricornis sumatraensis isolate serow.1 chromosome 20, serow.2, whole genome shotgun sequence DNA region contains:
- the MTSS2 gene encoding protein MTSS 2, whose translation METAEKECGALGGLFQAIVNDMKSSYPIWEDFNSKATKLHSQLRTTVLAAVAFLDAFQKVADMATNTRGATRDIGSALTRMCMRHRSIETKLRQFTNALLESLINPLQERIEDWKKSANQLDKDHAKEYKRARHEIKKKSSDTLKLQKKARKELLGKGDLQPQLDSALQDVNDMYLLLEETEKQAVRRALIEERGRFCTFITFLQPVVNGELTMLGEITHLQGIIDDLVVLTAEPHKLPPASEQVITDLKGSDYSWSYQTPPSSPSSSSSRKSSMCSAPSSGSSAKGGGAPWPGGAQTCSPGPACRYRSLAQPAPAARLSSVSSHDSGFVSQEATYSKPPSPMPSDITSQKSSSSASSEASETCQSVSECSSPTSDWAKAGPHEQSAGTALQRRKDRVELLRDPEPGPAGGGTPGPSGEEAPRPRMSPATIAAKHGEEVSPAASDLAMVLTRGLSLEHQKSSRDSLQYSSGYSTQTTTPSCSEDTIPSQGSDYDCYSVNGDADGEGPPEFDKSSTIPRNSNIAQNYRRLIQTKRPASTAGLPTASGAPPGVATIRRTPSTKPTVRRTLSSAGPIPIRPPIVPVKTPTVPDSPSYVGPTRAGSEECVFYADEAAAALAPDLAKASPKRLSLPNTAWGSPSPEAAGYAGLAAQDDEEQQQQLAANRHSLVEKLGELVAGAHALAEGQFPFPSALSAAPTEETPAPPPAAPSEPPAEDMLVAIRRGVRLRRTVTNDRSAPRIL comes from the exons ATGGAGACGGCGGAGAAGGAGTGCGGCGCCCTGGGCGGGCTCTTCCAGGCCATCGTCAACGACATGAAG AGCTCCTACCCCATCTGGGAGGACTTCAACTCCAAGGCCACGAAGCTGCATTCCCAGCTGAG GACCACCGTGCTGGCTGCTGTGGCCTTCCTGGACGCCTTCCAGAAAGTGGCCGACATGGCTACCAACACCcgag GGGCCACGCGGGACATCGGCTCGGCGCTCACGCGCATGTGCATGCGGCACCGCAGCATCGAGACCAAGCTGCGGCAGTTCACCAA CGCGCTGCTGGAGAGCCTCATCAACCCGCTGCAGGAGCGCATTGAGGACTGGAAGAAGTCTGCCAACCAGCTGGACAAGGATCACGCAAAAG AGTACAAACGAGCGCGGCACGAGATCAAGAAGAAGTCTTCGGACACgctgaagctgcagaagaaagcGCGCAAAG AGCTACTTG ggAAAGGAGACCTGCAGCCTCAGCTGGACAGCGCCCTGCAGGACGTGAATGACATGTACCTGCTGCTGGAGGAGACGGAGAAGCAGGCGGTGCGCCGGGCCCTGATTGAGGAGCGTGGCCGCTTCTGCACCTTCATCACGTTCCTGCAGCCCGTGGTG AACGGCGAGCTGACCATGCTGGGGGAGATCACCCACCTGCAGGGCATCATCGACGACCTGGTGGTGCTGACCGCGGAGCCGCACAAGCTGCCCCCCGCCAGCGAGCAG GTGATCACAGACCTGAAGGGCTCAGACTACAGCTGGTCGTACCAGACCCCACCCTCATCACCTAGCAGCTCCAGCTCCCGGAAGTCCAGCATGTGCAG TGCCCCCAGCAGCGGGAGCAGCGCCAAGGGTGGCGGAGCCCCCTGGCCCGGGGGCGCCCAAACGTGCTCACCCGGCCCCGCCTGTCGCTACCGCAGCCTGGCGCAGCCCGCCCCTGCCGCCCGCCTCTCCAGCGTCTCCTCCCACGACTCCGGCTTCGTCTCCCAGGAAGCCACCTACTCCAAGCCCCCTTCGCCCATGCCTTCAGACATCACCAGCCAG AAGTCCTCCAGCTCCGCGTCCTCTGAGGCCTCGGAGACCTGCCAGTCTGTTAGCGAGTGCAGCTCCCCGACCTCG GACTGGGCCAAGGCTGGCCCCCACGAGCAGTCCGCAGGCACCGCGCTGCAGCGGAGGAAGGACCGCGTGGAGCTCCTGCGAGACCCGGAGCCGGGCCCAGCCGGTGGGGGTACCCCAGGCCCCAGTGGAGAGGAGGCCCCACGGCCCCGCATGTCCCCCGCCACCATCGCAGCCAAG CATGGGGAGGAAGTGTCCCCTGCTGCCAGCGACCTGGCCATGGTGCTGACCCGCGGCCTGAGCCTGGAGCACCAGAAGAGCAGCCGGGACTCCCTGCAGTACTCGAGCGGCTACAGCACGCAGACCACCACACCCTCGTGCTCCGAGGACACCATCCCCTCCCAAG gctcTGACTACGACTGCTACTCCGTGAATGGGGACGCAGACGGCGAGGGGCCCCCCGAATTCGACAAGTCGTCCACCATCCCTCGCAACAGCAACATCGCCCAGAACTACCGCCGCCTGATCCAGACCAAGCGTCCGGCCTCCACCGCGGGGCTGCCCACCGCCTCGGGGGCGCCCCCCGGCGTGGCCACCATCCGCCGCACCCCGTCCACCAAGCCCACCGTGCGCCGCACCCTCTCCAGCGCCGGGCCCATCCCCATCCGGCCGCCCATCGTGCCGGTGAAGACGCCCACGGTGCCCGACTCCCCCAGCTACGTGGGGCCCACGCGGGCGGGCAGTGAGGAGTGCGTCTTCTATGCCGACGAGGCCGCCGCAGCCCTGGCGCCGGACCTGGCCAAGGCCTCACCGAAGAGGCTTAGCCTGCCCAACACGGCCTGGGGTAGCCCGTCCCCAGAGGCCGCCGGCTACGCGGGGCTGGCGGCCCAGGACGacgaggagcagcagcagcagctggccgCCAACCGGCACAGCCTGGTGGAGAAGCTCGGGGAGCTGGTGGCGGGCGCCCACGCGCTGGCCGAGGGCCAGTTCCCGTTCCCCTCCGCCCTGTCGGCCGCCCCCACGGAGGAGacgcccgccccaccccccgccgcccccagcGAGCCTCCGGCCGAAGACATGCTGGTGGCCATCCGGCGCGGGGTGCGGCTCCGCAGGACCGTCACCAACGACAGGTCGGCGCCCCGCATCTTGTGA
- the IL34 gene encoding interleukin-34, with amino-acid sequence MPQGLAWLRYLGILLGMALGNEGLEPWPLTRSDECAITGFLRDKLQYRNRLQYMKHYFPINYRVSVPYEAVLRTANITRLQRARVSQQELRYLWVLVSLSATEWVQEVLLEGHPSRKFLEEVHTLLLDVKQGLRGMEVSPQVEAVLNLLSAPGSLKLVRPKALLDNCFRVMELLYCPCCKESSVLNWQDCEVPQPQARSPASAQCEATQLYPLPQPPSTSLPRVLGPSAGPPTQ; translated from the exons ATGCCCCAGGGACTCGCCTGGCTGCGCT ATCTTGGGATCCTCCTCGGCATGGCCTTGGGAAATGAGGGCTTGGAGCCATGGCCCTTGACCCGGAGCGACGAGTGCGCCATCACTGGCTTCCTGCGGGACAAGCTGCAGTACCGGAACCGCCTTCAGTACATG AAACACTACTTCCCCATCAACTACAGGGTCAGTGTGCCTTATGAGGCGGTGCTCCGAACAGCCAACATCACCAGACTG CAGCGGGCCCGGGTGAGCCAGCAGGAGCTGCGGTATCTGTGGGTCCTGGTGAGTCTCAGTGCTACTGAGTGGGTGCAGGAGGTACTGCTCGAGGGCCACCCATCCCGGAAGTTCCTGGAGGAGGTGCACACACTACTGCTGGATGTCAAGCAGGGCCTGCGG GGCATGGAGGTCAGCCCCCAGGTGGAAGCAGTGTTGAACCTCCTGAGTGCGCCGGGAAGCCTGAAGCTGGTGCGGCCCAAAGCGCTGCTGGACAACTGCTTCCGGGTCATGGAGCTGCTCTACTGCCCTTGCT GTAAAGAAAGCTCTGTGCTAAACTGGCAGGACTGTGAGGTGCCTCAGCCTCAGGCTCGCAGCCCAGCCTCCGCACAGTGTGAAGCCACCCAGCTGTACCCTCTGCCCCAGCCGCCCTCCACCTCCCTGCCCCGCGTCCTGGGACCCTCGGCTGGCCCCCCAACTCAGTGA